A genomic stretch from Candidatus Lernaella stagnicola includes:
- a CDS encoding ABC transporter substrate-binding protein yields MFKQWAVVVFLVAIALVWGTTAGAPPQAAAPIKVGVSPVVSSAGFYLAKLRGYFDEQGVNVELLSFGGSGPEIIPFVASNQFQVGGGSVSPGMFNAIAQGNEVKIVADKAKIDPDDAHDAFLVRQDHIDSGRYRTPADLKGMTIGLASKGRTNILVIGLERMLKKHGLTLNDVELVGAPFPTQLAALNGKRIDAACSIEPFVAKAEQAKLAKRVWGYEEVTPGFQVAVVFYSPRFAKERRADAEKFMIAYIKGLRDYINAFRYGIGTESVIADLAKVLKVKDKSLYRRMRVTGFDPNGGVDKQSIAEAQDWFAAQGLIPHTVKVDGIVDDSFWKKAVEVLGDFQPPK; encoded by the coding sequence ATGTTCAAACAGTGGGCCGTTGTTGTTTTTTTGGTTGCGATCGCACTGGTTTGGGGAACAACCGCCGGCGCTCCTCCTCAAGCAGCGGCGCCGATCAAAGTCGGCGTTTCGCCGGTTGTTTCATCGGCGGGTTTCTATTTGGCCAAGCTGCGCGGCTATTTTGACGAACAGGGTGTAAATGTTGAGTTGTTATCCTTTGGCGGCAGCGGTCCGGAGATTATTCCTTTTGTGGCCAGTAACCAATTCCAGGTTGGCGGCGGTTCGGTTTCGCCGGGCATGTTCAACGCCATCGCCCAAGGCAACGAGGTAAAGATCGTCGCGGACAAAGCCAAAATCGATCCCGACGACGCCCACGACGCTTTCCTAGTACGGCAGGATCACATTGATTCCGGGCGCTACCGTACGCCGGCCGATTTGAAGGGCATGACCATTGGACTGGCATCGAAGGGGCGGACCAACATCCTGGTGATCGGCCTGGAGCGGATGTTGAAAAAGCACGGGCTGACGTTGAACGACGTCGAGCTCGTGGGCGCACCGTTCCCGACCCAACTTGCCGCGTTAAACGGAAAAAGGATCGACGCCGCATGTTCCATCGAGCCTTTTGTGGCCAAAGCCGAACAGGCGAAACTGGCCAAGCGTGTCTGGGGATACGAAGAGGTGACACCGGGGTTTCAGGTCGCGGTTGTCTTCTACAGCCCGAGGTTTGCCAAGGAACGTCGCGCGGACGCCGAGAAATTCATGATCGCCTACATCAAAGGGCTGCGTGATTACATCAACGCGTTTCGTTACGGTATCGGCACAGAGTCGGTTATCGCCGATTTGGCGAAAGTGTTGAAGGTCAAGGATAAAAGCCTTTACCGGCGAATGCGGGTGACGGGATTCGATCCCAACGGTGGAGTGGACAAGCAGAGCATCGCCGAAGCACAGGATTGGTTCGCGGCGCAAGGCTTGATTCCCCACACTGTCAAAGTCGACGGCATTGTGGATGACAGTTTTTGGAAAAAGGCCGTGGAAGTTTTGGGCGACTTTCAGCCGCCAAAATGA
- a CDS encoding serine/threonine-protein kinase produces the protein MQLGKIGPYRLLKSLGRGGMAEVFVARKVGSLGASQPAVIKRILPHEAKNRDFVIAFIDEARLASRLTHPNIARVLDVGEHEGQPYIAMELVDGVDLERLLDNLAEQSRRLPAPLVAYLGAETLRGLAHTHDLRDESNQPLEVVHRDVSPPNILIDRHGAVKLTDFGIAKARGRLTRTRVGLLKGKPPYLSPEQARGESLDHRSDLFSLGVVLWECLVGRRLFDTGDDLRNLELIREGRIDPPSKHHAEVQSDFERVVLKLLARDPNERYGDAREALDDLEATEAWRLARADELGALVEEVEPEELSRLPLPTTELELTFPLRPARKWPRLAAGIAFLLVAVLVSWAWRTADRPLRLPSAAAFGGNVEGATLILQPERAGTVAFWDGRAIGATPLWREFPLDGKRHELALTAPGYEPLRKSVTFYKTRSFDKRTGQPAWSGLYTVPAEFGEGLTIAGSRWQAGQQIHLPAGRHLGTTSDGRRVWITTRPR, from the coding sequence ATGCAACTAGGCAAAATCGGCCCGTATCGCTTGCTTAAGTCGCTGGGCAGAGGCGGCATGGCCGAGGTGTTTGTTGCGCGTAAAGTTGGGTCGCTTGGCGCCAGCCAGCCGGCGGTGATCAAACGCATCTTGCCGCATGAAGCGAAAAACCGCGATTTTGTCATCGCCTTCATCGACGAAGCGCGTCTCGCCAGTCGCCTCACGCATCCGAACATCGCGCGGGTGTTAGATGTGGGCGAGCACGAGGGCCAGCCGTACATCGCCATGGAATTAGTAGACGGCGTCGATTTGGAACGGTTGCTCGACAACCTCGCCGAGCAATCGCGCCGGTTGCCCGCGCCGTTGGTTGCCTATCTCGGCGCGGAGACGCTGCGCGGTTTGGCTCACACGCACGACTTGCGCGACGAAAGCAATCAACCTTTGGAGGTCGTGCATCGCGACGTGAGCCCGCCCAATATTTTGATCGACCGGCACGGCGCGGTGAAATTAACCGACTTCGGTATCGCCAAGGCGCGGGGGCGGTTGACGCGAACGCGCGTCGGTTTACTCAAAGGCAAGCCGCCCTATTTGAGCCCCGAGCAAGCGCGCGGTGAATCGTTGGACCACCGTTCGGATCTGTTCAGTCTCGGCGTCGTGCTTTGGGAGTGCCTGGTCGGCCGCCGTTTGTTCGACACCGGCGACGACTTGCGCAACCTGGAACTGATTCGTGAAGGGCGCATCGATCCGCCCAGTAAGCACCACGCGGAGGTACAGAGTGACTTCGAACGCGTCGTGTTGAAGCTGCTGGCCCGCGACCCTAACGAACGCTACGGCGACGCACGCGAAGCGCTCGATGACCTTGAGGCGACCGAAGCCTGGCGCCTGGCGCGAGCCGACGAACTCGGGGCGCTGGTGGAGGAAGTCGAGCCGGAAGAACTCAGCCGTTTGCCGCTACCGACAACGGAACTCGAACTCACGTTTCCGCTTCGGCCGGCGCGCAAATGGCCGCGGCTTGCGGCGGGAATCGCCTTTCTGCTGGTGGCGGTCCTCGTCTCTTGGGCGTGGCGAACCGCCGACCGACCGTTGCGACTGCCCTCGGCGGCGGCTTTTGGCGGCAACGTGGAGGGGGCGACGTTGATCCTGCAGCCGGAGCGGGCGGGAACGGTCGCGTTCTGGGACGGTCGGGCGATCGGCGCTACACCTTTGTGGCGGGAATTTCCGCTGGACGGCAAACGGCACGAGTTGGCGTTGACGGCGCCCGGCTACGAGCCGCTGCGCAAGTCCGTAACGTTTTACAAAACCCGCTCGTTTGACAAAAGGACGGGCCAACCGGCGTGGTCCGGATTGTATACCGTGCCGGCGGAGTTCGGCGAGGGTCTGACGATTGCGGGCAGCCGGTGGCAAGCGGGGCAGCAAATCCATTTGCCCGCCGGGCGTCATTTGGGCACAACCTCGGATGGACGGCGTGTGTGGATCACCACACGGCCGCGCTGA
- a CDS encoding phosphopantetheine-binding protein translates to MRLQDRLRAIIAEQIKPDDDLPNFADDEDMFVLGVLSSLEILDLVVSLEDTFGIKVPHFEVVEQNFNSLDAMAAYLEGKGVSG, encoded by the coding sequence ATGCGCCTCCAGGATCGCTTACGCGCCATCATTGCCGAGCAAATCAAGCCGGACGACGATTTACCGAATTTCGCCGACGACGAGGATATGTTTGTGCTCGGCGTGCTTTCGTCGCTGGAGATTCTGGATCTGGTGGTCAGCCTGGAAGACACCTTCGGCATCAAAGTGCCGCATTTCGAAGTCGTCGAGCAGAATTTCAACAGCCTGGATGCGATGGCCGCCTACTTGGAAGGCAAGGGCGTCTCGGGCTGA
- the gdhA gene encoding NADP-specific glutamate dehydrogenase, which produces MYRSVDEFMGNYVIKKNPSEPEFHQAVHEVMESIWPVLEANPKYQAANILDRIVEPERVIMFRVPWVDDQGTVHVQKGFRIEMNSAIGPYKGGLRFHPSVNLGILKFLAFEQVFKNSLTTLPMGGGKGGSDFDPKGKSDGEVWRFCQAFMMELFRHIGPNTDVPAGDIGVGGREIGFLYGTYKKLRNEFTGVLTGKGINWGGSLVRPEATGYGCVYFAQEMLATRGESFKGKKVAISGSGNVAQYAAQKVIELGGIVVTLSDSNGSIHDPDGIDAAKLAWIMELKNVRRGRIKTYVEQYPNAEYMEGQRPWSVPVDIALPCATENEISADEAKTLVANDCFCVTEGANMPSMPEAIDVWMESKILYGPGKAANAGGVAVSGLEMSQNSMRLNWPRAEVDGRLHEIMKAIHQMCVRYGKDGDFINYVDGANIAGFIKVADAMIDQGVY; this is translated from the coding sequence ATGTATCGTTCCGTCGATGAGTTCATGGGCAATTATGTCATCAAGAAAAATCCTTCGGAGCCGGAATTTCACCAAGCCGTTCACGAAGTGATGGAGTCGATATGGCCGGTGCTCGAAGCCAACCCCAAATACCAGGCCGCCAACATTCTCGACCGGATTGTTGAGCCCGAGCGCGTGATTATGTTCCGCGTGCCGTGGGTCGACGACCAAGGTACGGTACACGTTCAAAAAGGTTTTCGCATTGAAATGAACTCCGCCATCGGCCCCTATAAAGGAGGCCTGCGCTTCCACCCCAGCGTGAACCTGGGCATTCTTAAATTCCTGGCTTTCGAACAGGTTTTCAAAAACAGCCTGACCACGTTGCCCATGGGCGGCGGTAAAGGCGGCAGCGATTTCGACCCGAAAGGCAAGAGCGACGGCGAAGTGTGGCGTTTCTGTCAAGCGTTCATGATGGAACTTTTCCGGCACATCGGCCCGAACACCGACGTGCCCGCCGGGGACATCGGCGTGGGCGGCCGCGAAATCGGCTTCCTGTACGGCACGTACAAAAAACTGCGCAATGAGTTCACCGGCGTGCTGACCGGCAAGGGTATCAATTGGGGCGGCAGCTTGGTTCGGCCCGAGGCGACCGGTTACGGCTGTGTCTATTTCGCCCAGGAAATGCTTGCGACGCGCGGTGAGTCGTTCAAGGGCAAGAAGGTCGCCATTTCGGGTTCGGGCAACGTGGCGCAATACGCGGCGCAGAAAGTCATCGAACTCGGCGGCATCGTCGTCACACTTTCGGATTCCAACGGCTCGATCCACGATCCCGACGGCATCGACGCGGCCAAGCTCGCGTGGATCATGGAACTCAAGAACGTGCGCCGCGGCCGCATCAAGACCTACGTCGAACAGTATCCCAACGCCGAGTACATGGAAGGTCAACGGCCGTGGAGCGTGCCGGTCGACATCGCGCTGCCGTGCGCGACGGAAAATGAGATCAGCGCCGACGAGGCGAAAACCCTCGTCGCCAACGACTGCTTCTGCGTGACCGAAGGCGCCAACATGCCCTCGATGCCCGAAGCGATTGACGTATGGATGGAAAGCAAGATTCTCTACGGTCCGGGTAAAGCTGCCAACGCCGGCGGCGTCGCGGTGTCCGGTTTGGAAATGTCGCAAAACAGCATGCGCCTGAATTGGCCGCGGGCCGAGGTCGACGGGCGGCTGCACGAAATCATGAAAGCGATCCACCAAATGTGCGTCCGGTACGGCAAGGATGGTGACTTCATCAACTACGTCGACGGCGCCAACATCGCCGGCTTCATCAAGGTGGCCGACGCGATGATCGACCAGGGCGTCTATTAA
- a CDS encoding helix-turn-helix domain-containing protein, with amino-acid sequence MAQEAKDYDFSVLRELRADRKITLEKLAEATGISFSTLARIESNANQPNLATLKKLADFFGMTPANMLELATAYIVQEVEETLDILNPVRRRKIDYPGLSLVYAQGKAGQRAHQSHRHEEEYQVTWVLHGQMSIDIHGKKIELTNGQSIKFDAAFEHKTHFVADTVYVVALMPKRTR; translated from the coding sequence ATGGCCCAGGAAGCAAAAGATTACGATTTTTCAGTGTTACGCGAGTTGCGGGCCGACCGCAAAATTACATTGGAAAAACTGGCCGAAGCGACTGGGATTAGCTTCTCCACGCTGGCCCGTATCGAGTCCAACGCCAATCAACCGAACCTGGCGACTTTAAAAAAGTTGGCCGATTTCTTCGGCATGACGCCGGCCAACATGCTCGAATTGGCGACGGCGTACATCGTCCAAGAGGTCGAGGAGACCTTGGATATTCTTAATCCCGTGCGGCGGCGGAAGATTGACTACCCCGGCCTGTCATTGGTCTATGCCCAAGGCAAAGCGGGGCAACGCGCCCATCAATCGCACCGGCACGAGGAAGAATACCAAGTGACCTGGGTCCTCCATGGACAAATGTCGATCGACATCCACGGCAAGAAAATCGAACTAACCAACGGTCAATCCATCAAGTTTGACGCCGCCTTCGAACACAAAACTCATTTTGTCGCCGATACGGTGTACGTCGTGGCCTTGATGCCCAAGCGTACGCGCTAG
- a CDS encoding DUF5684 domain-containing protein, with protein MNAVVLLVYLAIVVLWVVGLWVVFTKAGEPGWAAIIPIYNLIVLLKITGKPVWWVILMFIPLVNYIILLLVSLAMARVFNKGSGFGVGLWLLPFVFYPMLAFSDAQYAGPEAAA; from the coding sequence ATGAACGCTGTTGTTTTGCTCGTGTATCTGGCGATTGTCGTTCTTTGGGTTGTCGGCCTCTGGGTCGTGTTCACGAAGGCAGGCGAACCCGGCTGGGCGGCGATTATCCCCATCTACAATCTGATCGTACTACTGAAGATTACCGGCAAACCGGTGTGGTGGGTGATTTTGATGTTCATTCCGCTGGTGAACTACATCATACTTCTGCTCGTTTCACTCGCGATGGCGCGGGTGTTCAACAAGGGCAGCGGTTTCGGTGTCGGCCTGTGGTTGCTTCCCTTCGTATTCTATCCGATGCTGGCGTTCAGCGACGCCCAATACGCGGGGCCTGAAGCGGCCGCATAG
- a CDS encoding tetratricopeptide repeat protein, with protein sequence MRKAKLGLLVALLILTATTAAQAGWIEDARAQIQAREYIKALQTIENEGDSSSVDGLHLRAEANFEMGRVLDAEKDLKAALEIDETLAEAHALLALVYARQRAVELAKKHADRGVELNQNAATLYGRAIVFLAQGKVDSAMTDIEAALALDPKISDYHRARGAIFRIRGKYDEAMAEFKIALENDKRPYKTYLEMASLYVLRGDPVNAKRDINKSVQIAPELYYGYLGRAAVREAYKEYEAALADYRKALALAPQVAELYFNISNLLVGLGRIDEAEKVLVEARKVCADIPDWYVMMSLVQSTLKKPTEALATLNELIRRTPDEWQGYTLRGQLHGAQGRLDEALADFDHAIAIAPKAPEPKLNKAKVLLGQKKPEAALQIINDMIAEYPESMALYQMRMAVFEAQGRAKEALADLEKIEQLKKKGRSQ encoded by the coding sequence ATGCGCAAAGCCAAACTGGGACTGCTCGTTGCGCTGTTAATACTAACGGCGACAACGGCAGCGCAGGCTGGATGGATCGAAGACGCACGCGCGCAAATCCAGGCGCGAGAATATATCAAAGCGTTGCAAACGATTGAAAATGAAGGCGACTCGAGCTCCGTCGACGGCCTGCACCTACGGGCCGAAGCCAATTTCGAAATGGGCCGGGTTCTGGATGCCGAGAAGGATCTGAAAGCCGCGCTCGAGATAGACGAAACGCTCGCCGAAGCCCATGCGTTGCTCGCGTTGGTGTACGCCCGCCAAAGGGCCGTTGAATTGGCCAAGAAACACGCCGACCGCGGGGTCGAATTGAATCAAAACGCGGCCACGCTCTATGGGCGGGCCATTGTGTTTCTGGCCCAGGGAAAAGTCGATAGCGCCATGACCGATATTGAGGCCGCGCTGGCCCTCGATCCGAAAATTTCGGACTACCATCGGGCCCGCGGCGCGATTTTTCGCATTCGCGGCAAATACGACGAGGCCATGGCCGAATTCAAAATCGCGCTGGAGAACGACAAGCGCCCGTACAAAACATACCTGGAGATGGCCAGCCTGTACGTGCTGCGCGGCGACCCGGTCAACGCCAAGCGCGACATCAATAAGTCCGTGCAGATCGCGCCGGAACTTTATTACGGTTACCTCGGTCGCGCCGCGGTGCGTGAAGCGTACAAGGAATACGAGGCCGCCCTCGCCGATTACCGCAAAGCGTTGGCGCTGGCACCGCAGGTTGCCGAGTTGTATTTCAACATTTCCAACTTGCTGGTGGGCTTGGGTCGCATCGACGAGGCCGAAAAAGTGCTTGTCGAAGCCCGCAAGGTTTGCGCGGATATTCCTGATTGGTACGTCATGATGAGCCTCGTGCAAAGCACGTTGAAAAAACCGACCGAGGCGCTGGCCACGCTCAACGAACTGATTCGCCGCACGCCGGACGAATGGCAGGGCTACACGCTGCGCGGCCAACTTCACGGAGCCCAGGGCCGGTTGGATGAAGCGCTCGCCGATTTCGATCACGCGATCGCCATCGCGCCCAAGGCGCCGGAACCGAAGTTGAACAAAGCGAAGGTTTTACTCGGCCAGAAAAAGCCGGAAGCGGCGCTGCAGATCATCAACGACATGATCGCCGAGTATCCGGAGTCGATGGCCCTGTACCAGATGCGCATGGCGGTATTCGAGGCGCAGGGTCGCGCGAAAGAGGCGCTGGCCGACTTGGAAAAAATCGAGCAACTGAAAAAGAAGGGGCGAAGCCAATAA
- a CDS encoding alpha/beta hydrolase — protein sequence MRKAFKTGCLLTAALLTIFVAVAAVLTGRAYLKRSREANNPPPVLGWDFIDFRPDLRYVPEDESDSDRHTLDLFLPREGEGWPLAVVVHGGSFLFNSKATLANVGVALARHGVAAVVVNYRLVPSAWPPGQMNDVSRAVAWAFQHAEQYGIDRQRIFLVGHSAGAFLSALAVFHPKGLGGVGIDPRDLGGVVLISGFYDIYSVPLPQRFAFGFSPRSWHEDSPINHLTHNTPRLVIVYAQDDIERPAPIAEQSNRFFEAVRELGIDAQLIKMAGEDHQTIMGRIGRQPSETLNLLLAMMKEDQPETPLPSK from the coding sequence GTGAGAAAAGCGTTCAAAACCGGTTGCTTGTTGACGGCCGCGCTGCTGACTATTTTCGTGGCCGTGGCGGCGGTGCTGACCGGGCGCGCCTACCTCAAACGCAGCCGGGAAGCAAACAATCCGCCACCGGTTCTCGGCTGGGATTTCATCGATTTTCGCCCCGACTTACGCTACGTGCCCGAAGACGAATCCGATAGCGACCGCCACACCCTGGATCTCTTCCTACCCCGCGAAGGCGAAGGATGGCCGCTGGCTGTCGTCGTGCACGGCGGGTCGTTTTTGTTCAACAGCAAGGCCACGTTGGCCAACGTCGGCGTCGCGCTGGCACGGCACGGCGTGGCCGCGGTGGTGGTCAACTACCGGCTGGTGCCCAGCGCCTGGCCGCCGGGGCAGATGAACGACGTCAGCCGCGCGGTGGCGTGGGCGTTCCAACATGCGGAACAATACGGCATCGACCGGCAGCGGATCTTTCTGGTGGGACACAGTGCCGGGGCCTTTCTTTCGGCTTTGGCCGTGTTTCATCCGAAAGGCCTGGGCGGCGTCGGGATCGATCCGCGCGACCTGGGCGGCGTCGTATTGATATCCGGCTTCTACGATATCTATTCCGTGCCCTTGCCGCAGCGCTTTGCCTTTGGCTTTTCCCCGCGGAGTTGGCATGAGGACTCGCCGATAAATCACCTGACGCACAACACGCCGCGCCTGGTCATTGTTTACGCACAAGACGACATCGAACGGCCCGCGCCGATCGCCGAACAGAGCAATCGTTTTTTTGAAGCCGTGCGGGAGTTGGGTATCGACGCACAACTCATCAAGATGGCGGGCGAGGATCATCAGACGATCATGGGGCGCATCGGCCGCCAGCCAAGCGAAACCCTCAACCTACTGCTGGCGATGATGAAAGAGGATCAGCCCGAGACGCCCTTGCCTTCCAAGTAG
- a CDS encoding ABC transporter substrate-binding protein, protein MSKTKVVTTFLVFTLAVMFLAVAGFVSAQQQPTIKVGVAPTTSSSGLYLAKLRGYFEEQGLKVELVGFGGSGAEMIALIAADQFQVGGGSLTPGIFNAAAKGMKVKIVGDKARIIANPDESHDVILVRQDHVDSGRYKGPKDLRGMKVAMGSPGYTNCMIIGLDRLLVKHGMSIADVEVIGVKYPAMIGALRAKQVDAACALEPFVAKAEQMGLAKCVQGLGETMPNFQVAVIFYSPDFAEKHRADAEKFMIAYAKGLRDYKNAFEHGVGTEGVINDLVKVLKVKDRDLYKKMRVVGFHPDACLDMEDIAEAQEWYNAHDQVPNKVNLDELVDNSFCEHVRKTLGEFKPGE, encoded by the coding sequence ATGTCGAAAACAAAAGTCGTTACCACGTTCTTGGTATTCACGCTGGCCGTAATGTTTCTCGCGGTCGCCGGATTCGTCAGCGCCCAGCAGCAACCGACGATCAAAGTGGGTGTGGCGCCTACGACGTCGTCGTCCGGTCTGTATCTGGCGAAGCTACGCGGCTACTTCGAGGAACAAGGCCTGAAGGTGGAATTGGTCGGCTTCGGCGGCAGCGGAGCGGAGATGATTGCCTTGATTGCCGCGGATCAGTTTCAAGTCGGCGGCGGCTCGTTAACACCGGGCATTTTTAACGCCGCGGCGAAAGGCATGAAGGTCAAAATCGTCGGCGACAAAGCGCGGATCATCGCCAATCCCGATGAATCACACGACGTGATCCTCGTGCGGCAAGATCATGTGGATAGCGGCCGATACAAGGGACCGAAGGATCTGAGAGGCATGAAGGTGGCGATGGGCAGCCCCGGTTACACCAATTGCATGATCATCGGTTTGGACCGCCTGCTGGTAAAGCACGGCATGTCGATCGCCGACGTGGAAGTGATCGGCGTGAAATACCCGGCGATGATCGGAGCGTTGCGGGCCAAGCAAGTCGACGCGGCTTGTGCGCTGGAGCCTTTTGTTGCCAAGGCCGAGCAAATGGGTTTGGCGAAATGTGTCCAGGGTCTCGGCGAGACGATGCCGAACTTCCAGGTGGCGGTGATCTTCTACAGCCCGGATTTTGCCGAAAAGCACCGGGCGGACGCCGAAAAGTTTATGATCGCTTACGCCAAGGGCTTGCGGGACTATAAGAACGCCTTTGAACACGGCGTGGGTACCGAGGGCGTCATCAACGACCTGGTTAAGGTTCTCAAAGTAAAGGATCGGGACCTGTACAAAAAAATGCGGGTCGTGGGTTTCCATCCGGACGCTTGTCTGGACATGGAGGACATCGCCGAAGCGCAGGAGTGGTACAACGCACACGATCAGGTTCCGAATAAAGTGAACCTCGACGAACTGGTTGACAATTCCTTTTGCGAGCACGTTCGTAAAACGTTGGGCGAGTTTAAGCCGGGCGAATAA
- a CDS encoding beta-ketoacyl-[acyl-carrier-protein] synthase family protein — MKKRVVITGMGLVCPLGNDVTTAVENAFAGKNAIVKLDKYMWGEYGEKIPIQVGGLVRDLDWTQYIPEKFVDRYDPEVVFAIAAAREAIADAGIEFTTELRDRTAVLVGTAVTGSYTWHRAMHLAFVEKRAHEMPGFMIMQISGNMPAGLVALEHKFRGPNVGVVNACATGGTTLSIAADYVRYGRAPVAVAGSTEAAIGLAMYGSLTGAKAINPTADPTRACRPFTKDRAGLIKGEGCGIMVLESLEDAEARGAKIYGEILGDAQTNDAYHIIAPEPTGKSWGRCISLALDDAGVTPEEVDYISAHATSTQAGDLSENRAIKQVFGERAPQIPISATKSMHGHAFGATGSIEIVLALAAMQRGWVLPTINQDNPDPECDLDFVPNQGREQETEVLLKNSFGFGGTNSCVVIRKM; from the coding sequence ATGAAAAAACGTGTCGTAATTACGGGAATGGGGCTCGTGTGCCCTTTGGGTAACGATGTCACGACGGCAGTTGAAAACGCCTTCGCCGGAAAAAACGCCATCGTCAAGCTCGACAAATACATGTGGGGCGAATACGGCGAGAAAATCCCCATCCAGGTCGGCGGCCTAGTCCGAGACTTGGACTGGACCCAGTACATCCCCGAAAAGTTCGTCGATCGCTACGACCCGGAGGTCGTCTTCGCCATCGCGGCCGCCCGGGAAGCCATCGCCGACGCGGGCATCGAATTTACGACTGAACTGCGCGACCGCACCGCAGTGCTCGTCGGCACGGCGGTAACCGGCAGCTACACGTGGCACCGCGCCATGCACCTGGCCTTCGTCGAGAAACGCGCTCACGAAATGCCGGGCTTCATGATCATGCAAATTTCCGGGAACATGCCCGCCGGTCTCGTGGCGCTCGAACATAAGTTTCGCGGGCCCAATGTCGGCGTGGTTAACGCCTGCGCCACCGGCGGCACGACCTTGTCCATCGCCGCGGACTACGTGCGCTACGGACGCGCGCCGGTCGCCGTGGCCGGGTCCACCGAAGCGGCGATCGGGCTGGCGATGTATGGTTCGCTGACGGGTGCGAAAGCCATCAATCCGACGGCCGATCCGACCCGGGCTTGTCGGCCCTTTACCAAGGACCGCGCCGGACTCATCAAGGGCGAGGGCTGCGGGATCATGGTTCTCGAATCGCTGGAAGACGCCGAGGCGCGGGGCGCGAAGATCTACGGCGAGATACTCGGCGACGCGCAAACCAACGACGCCTACCACATCATCGCGCCGGAGCCGACCGGTAAGAGTTGGGGACGATGCATCAGCTTGGCGTTGGACGACGCCGGCGTGACGCCGGAGGAAGTCGACTACATCTCGGCCCACGCTACCTCTACCCAAGCGGGTGACTTATCCGAAAACCGCGCCATCAAGCAGGTATTCGGCGAGCGCGCGCCGCAGATTCCCATTTCGGCCACAAAGTCGATGCACGGCCACGCGTTTGGCGCGACCGGATCGATTGAAATCGTTCTGGCTTTGGCGGCGATGCAGCGCGGCTGGGTGTTGCCCACCATCAATCAGGACAACCCTGATCCGGAGTGCGATCTTGACTTCGTGCCGAACCAAGGCCGCGAACAGGAAACCGAAGTTCTACTTAAAAATTCCTTCGGATTCGGCGGCACGAATTCCTGCGTGGTCATTCGCAAGATGTGA